In the genome of Desulfatiglans sp., one region contains:
- a CDS encoding endo-1,4-beta-xylanase translates to MKSLKHVILYISPLLLLLFLSCNLKPSDSGDIEKGLKDYYKDNFLIGAAIFPGLLDNPVSSELIKSHFSAVTPENEMKWGSLHPALDQYRFERADKIAEFAQANNVKLIGHTLVWHSQLGQGVFTKEGSNDQVDKETLFNRIRDHIFTVAGRYKGKVHGWDVVNEALNEDGTMRQSGFYKIAGDEFIEKAFEYARMADPDAELYYNDYNLVIPEKRAGAVRIVKKLKEKGLRIDAVGVQAHWDMKFPELIEIENTIRDFSELGVKVMFTELDVSVLPSPWTNTPSADIGIRHENNQEMNPYKDGLPESVADELAKRYSDIFTIFNRHKDKVSRVTFWGLHDGISWKNNFPVPGRTDYPLLFDREMRPKKAYFSIVNLMSGEK, encoded by the coding sequence ATGAAAAGTCTTAAACATGTAATCCTGTACATTAGCCCTCTTTTACTTTTACTTTTTTTATCCTGCAATCTGAAACCCTCGGATAGCGGTGATATAGAGAAAGGGCTGAAGGATTATTACAAGGATAATTTTCTTATTGGCGCAGCGATCTTTCCCGGGCTTCTTGATAACCCGGTTTCCTCTGAGCTGATAAAGAGCCATTTTAGCGCCGTCACACCTGAAAATGAGATGAAGTGGGGCTCATTGCATCCTGCCCTTGATCAATACAGGTTTGAAAGGGCAGACAAGATTGCAGAATTTGCACAGGCAAATAATGTAAAGCTGATAGGACACACACTGGTATGGCACAGCCAGCTCGGGCAAGGGGTATTTACAAAAGAGGGTTCTAATGACCAGGTTGATAAGGAGACCCTTTTTAACAGGATCAGGGATCATATCTTTACTGTTGCAGGAAGGTACAAGGGTAAGGTGCATGGATGGGATGTGGTGAATGAGGCATTAAATGAAGATGGCACCATGAGGCAATCTGGTTTTTATAAAATCGCCGGTGATGAGTTTATAGAAAAGGCATTTGAATATGCCCGCATGGCAGACCCGGATGCTGAACTCTATTATAATGACTACAACCTTGTCATACCTGAAAAGCGTGCAGGGGCAGTCAGGATAGTTAAAAAACTAAAGGAAAAGGGGTTAAGGATAGATGCAGTAGGCGTTCAGGCGCACTGGGACATGAAATTCCCTGAACTGATCGAGATTGAAAACACTATAAGGGATTTTTCAGAGCTGGGTGTTAAGGTCATGTTTACAGAGCTGGATGTCTCTGTACTGCCCAGCCCCTGGACGAATACACCCTCAGCCGATATCGGTATAAGGCATGAAAATAATCAGGAGATGAATCCATATAAGGATGGTCTTCCTGAATCAGTCGCTGACGAACTGGCAAAGAGATACAGTGATATCTTCACCATCTTTAACAGGCATAAAGATAAGGTCAGCAGGGTCACATTCTGGGGGCTGCATGACGGCATATCCTGGAAAAATAATTTCCCTGTACCGGGGAGAACAGACTATCCCCTGCTCTTTGACCGTGAAATGAGGCCCAAAAAGGCATATTTCAGCATAGTCAATTTGATGTCAGGGGAAAAGTAG
- a CDS encoding SnoaL-like domain-containing protein: protein MDTTSKSIDQPNAGRRSFIWKAGAAVSALLATAVPAVAVPLFKKDKGMESEMERLNNRVRIFEDEKSVHDLYHTYESLLDRGAYETLVELFSNDGEVIFNSGVYTGKETGLRRLYCGLFRSGMTGKRISPAPGFENACESDQDQVQVSGDRGSAKAQFSYSMQIGAPLASDSVLVSMARLQGGGVMRWWEGGTCHISCIKDALNGAWKIKRLEYQAVAKTDYRPGKTYSMPVSSVPFSKVYPGEPNGPDKILVPVQA, encoded by the coding sequence ATGGATACCACATCAAAATCCATTGATCAGCCGAATGCCGGCCGCAGGTCATTCATCTGGAAGGCTGGGGCTGCTGTGTCAGCACTGCTGGCCACTGCTGTTCCGGCTGTCGCAGTGCCTCTCTTTAAAAAAGATAAGGGCATGGAATCAGAGATGGAGCGTTTAAATAACAGGGTCAGGATTTTTGAAGATGAAAAATCAGTCCATGACCTTTATCACACCTATGAATCTTTACTGGACAGGGGTGCATATGAAACCCTGGTAGAACTCTTTTCAAATGATGGCGAGGTAATCTTTAACAGTGGTGTGTATACAGGAAAAGAGACCGGTCTAAGACGTCTTTATTGCGGTCTCTTCAGGTCAGGTATGACAGGAAAAAGGATTTCACCTGCGCCAGGGTTTGAGAATGCCTGTGAGTCTGATCAGGATCAGGTGCAGGTATCAGGTGATCGTGGTTCAGCAAAGGCACAATTTTCATATTCCATGCAGATCGGCGCCCCTCTGGCTTCCGATTCGGTTCTGGTAAGTATGGCGCGTCTTCAGGGCGGAGGGGTCATGAGGTGGTGGGAAGGTGGGACATGCCATATCTCATGTATAAAGGATGCATTAAACGGCGCTTGGAAAATAAAGAGGCTGGAATATCAGGCCGTGGCAAAGACAGATTACAGGCCGGGTAAGACATACTCCATGCCTGTATCATCAGTTCCCTTTTCAAAGGTTTACCCTGGGGAGCCGAATGGCCCGGATAAGATTCTGGTTCCTGTGCAGGCTTAA